Proteins from a single region of bacterium:
- a CDS encoding type II secretion system protein: protein MRRIGKREGFSLGFTLIELLVVVAIIGILAAMLMPALSRARESARRGACKSNLKQIGTGLMMYAGDWGERFPQYSTVRPYTARAFRILVSKGRYTTGPIFHCPSNRIGVKSEDNHLTRPRYNVVNKPEISYAYAWGLSSLSVYSSNTQIPTAYKGNMQCLVVDNAGQYSSFGVGRWWYDLTNRAGSYSNNHNHGASGVNALIIDGHVDWCTWDDALPAAEKQAAAAKYIPNCYISALNNTGFLANP from the coding sequence ATGAGAAGAATAGGAAAAAGAGAAGGTTTTTCGCTCGGTTTCACCCTCATAGAGCTTTTGGTTGTTGTCGCTATAATCGGGATTTTGGCCGCTATGTTAATGCCAGCGCTTAGCAGAGCAAGAGAATCCGCAAGAAGAGGAGCTTGCAAAAGCAACCTCAAACAGATAGGCACCGGCTTAATGATGTATGCTGGCGACTGGGGTGAGAGGTTTCCTCAATATAGTACGGTGCGCCCTTACACCGCGAGAGCTTTTCGGATTCTGGTAAGTAAGGGTAGGTATACGACAGGTCCTATATTCCATTGTCCAAGTAACAGGATCGGAGTCAAGTCTGAGGACAACCACTTGACCCGTCCACGCTATAATGTTGTCAATAAACCTGAAATTTCATATGCGTATGCATGGGGTTTAAGTTCCCTGTCTGTGTACTCTTCTAATACACAGATACCAACTGCTTATAAGGGGAATATGCAATGTCTGGTAGTTGATAATGCAGGACAATACTCTTCTTTTGGGGTAGGGAGATGGTGGTACGACTTAACTAATCGCGCAGGTAGCTACTCCAACAACCACAACCATGGAGCGAGCGGTGTCAACGCGCTCATAATTGACGGTCATGTTGACTGGTGCACATGGGATGATGCCCTTCCTGCTGCTGAGAAGCAGGCGGCTGCAGCGAAGTATATTCCAAATTGTTATATTAGTGCTCTGAATAATACAGGTTTCTTGGCGAATCCGTAA